The following proteins come from a genomic window of Doryrhamphus excisus isolate RoL2022-K1 chromosome 12, RoL_Dexc_1.0, whole genome shotgun sequence:
- the cngb1a gene encoding cyclic nucleotide-gated cation channel beta-3 isoform X2: MINWMLKIAPRPPEPHPRRTQEQEWGTAPPPAAAPPPAAAPPPAAGPITERTVNVQEVESSGSRVMSWIKDSMEKVVPQPEAHAASKMATLEQTEGAPSAKPEAPPTDVQQTSPQETETPPKMMGWIVGGLGRMLPQPPLKQDADGGGHHTIQEKSELVLLDLEEQAEKETDMENQKSLDVKEVGDEHLIPLMEEIKKEAGQVILAHMEGRLQQQRLEAARMAEEMARRAAREAVRQLEVEHSAKIVIESLPESIEQLPNILEEENEDEPELHRWPEGGALSSVQPQEATLATDGKEGGVHRGAHTSSNQVPTGVDVANEVLLLQVGKCLTLPEIITPPSDAPPPKHRETLGGSEDEDERGKGGLKSWSSQGDLLTADARPPSAASVGSVVVQDRLSELVRLFKGRTERQKDRLVDPDESEQESPTASPSKAPPPPPPPPPPPPPAEDKMASLATGTEEEDAGFQFELLGYPVKIPKLPPVPKWLQGMAAFRFPSSIDPFTDLIYVVWLFFVVAAWNWNVWLIPVRWAFPYQSAENIHLWLLADYICDLIYVTDILVFQPRLQFVRGGDIVCDKKAMRENYMTTERFKMDVISLFPMEVFYYFTGVNSLLRFPRLLKYQVFFEFNDRMEAVMKKAYIYRVIRTSTYLLYSLHINACLFYWGSDYEGLGSTKWVYDGKGNAYIRCYYFAVKTLITIGGLPDPTTVFEICFQLINYFVGVFAFSIMIGQMRDVVGAATAGENYYRACMDSTIKYMNSYNIPQEVQNRIKTWYDYTWQSQGMLDEQELLVQLPAKMRLDIAVDVNYAIVSKVALFQGCDRQMVFDMLTRLKSVVYLPGDFVCKKGEIGREMYIIKQGEVQVVGGPDLQTVFVTIRAGSVFGEISLLAGGGGNRRTANVKAHGFANLFILDKKDLAEILVHYPESQKLLRRKAKTMLTKDKKPDEKEQGKDEAEVIPARPDTPKMFKAALKVTQQAGMEGTFAKLKKSYKDSDGEGPPASSPMHQHLAETADTSLVITMTSQREGEELLSVEGQEVDGEKTVEEGGVHRK; this comes from the exons GGTGATGTCATGGATCAAAGACAGCATGGAGAAGGTCGTTCCTCAACCCGAAGCGCATGCCGCTTCCAAGATGGCCACCCTGGAACAGACGGAAGGCGCTCCTTCCGCTAAAC CCGAAGCACCGCCCACTGACGTCCAACA GACCTCCCCGCAAGAGACAGAGACGCCGCCAAA GATGATGGGATGGATTGTGGGCGGCCTGGGTCGCATGTTGCCACAGCCGCCACTCAAGCAG GACGCAGATGGCGGCGGCCATCACA CCATTCAGGAGAAGAGCGAGCTGGTATTACTGGACCTGGAAGAGCAGGCGGAGAAGGAAACCGACATGGAGAACCAGAAGTCCTTGGACGTGAAAGAG GTCGGAGATGAGCATTTGATTCCGTTGATGGAGGAGATCAAGAAGGAAGCAGGCCAGGTGATCCTGGCGCACATGGAGGGAAG actgcAGCAGCAGCGTCTGGAAGCGGCTCGTATGGCGGAGGAGATGGCGAGGAGGGCGGCACGGGAGGCGGTCCGACAGCTGGAGGTGGAGCACTCGGCCAAGATTGTCATCGAGTCGCTGCCGGAGTCCATTGAGCA ACTTCCAAACATCCTGGAGGAGGAAAATGAGGATGAGCCAGA GCTCCACAGGTGGCCTGAAGGTGGCGCTCTCAGCTCAGTCCAGCCCCAGGAAGCCACTTTGGCGACTGACGGGAAAGAGGGCGGTGTCCACAGAGGAGCGCACACGTCGTCCAATCAG GTCCCAACTGGAGTAGACGTTGCAAATGAAG TTCTGCTCCTGCAAGTTGGAAAATGTTTAACGCTTCCCGAGATCATCACGCCGCCCAGCGATGCCCCCCCACCGAAGCACAG AGAGACTCTTGGCGGCTCAGAGGACGAGGACGAGCGGGGGAAGGGCGGACTCAAGTCCTGGTCCAGTCAAGGCGACCTGCTGACGGCCGA TGCGCGTCCGCCCTCAGCAGCCAGCGTCGGCAGCGTGGTGGTCCAGGACCGCCTGAGTGAGCTGGTGCGGCTCTTCAAAGGTCGCACGGAACGGCAAAAAGACCGCCTGGTTGACCCGGATGAGTCGGAGCAGGAAAGCCCCACAGCCT CTCCTAGtaaagctcctcctcctcctcctccacctcctccaccgcCTCCACCTGCAGAGGACAAGATGGCTTCCCTTGCCACAGGCACAGAGGAAGAAGATGCGGGGTTCCAGTTTGAACTTCTAGGATATCCTGTCAAAATTCCCAAACTTCCCCCTGTGCCAAAGTGGCTTCAAGGCATGGCGGCGTTCCGCTTCCCTTCGAGCATCGACCCTTTCACCG ATCTGATCTACGTGGTGTGGCTGTTCTTCGTGGTGGCGGCGTGGAACTGGAACGTGTGGTTAATCCCAGTCCGCTGGGCCTTTCCCTACCAGAGCGCAGAGAACATCCACCTATGGCTTCTGGCGGACTACATCTGCGACCTCATCTACGTCACGGACATCCTGGTCTTCCAGCCCCGCCTACAGTTTGTCCGCGGGGGTGACATCGTG TGCGACAAAAAAGCCATGAGAGAAAACTACATGACCACGGAGCGCTTTAAG ATGGATGTCATCAGTCTGTTTCCCATGGAGGTCTTCTACTACTTCACGGGGGTCAACTCTCTGCTCAGATTCCCTCGTCTGCTCAAG TACCAGGTGTTCTTCGAATTCAACGACAGAATGGAGGCGGTGATGAAGAAGGCGTACATCTACAG GGTGATCCGGACCTCCACCTACCTGCTGTACTCGCTGCACATCAACGCGTGTCTCTTCTACTGGGGGTCCGACTACGAAGGCCTGGGCTCCACCAAGTGGGTCTATGACGGGAAAGGGAACGC GTACATCCGCTGTTACTACTTCGCCGTCAAGACCTTAATCACCATCGGAGGCCTGCCGGACCCGACCACCGTCTTCGAGATCTGCTTCCAGCTCATCAACTACTTTGTTGGCGTCTTCGCTTTTTCCATCATGATCGGACAA ATGAGGGACGTGGTCGGAGCTGCCACGGCCGGGGAGAACTACTACCGAGCCTGCATGGACAGCACCATCAAGTACATGAACTCCTACAACATCCCCCAGGAGGTCCAGAACCGCATCAAGACCTGGTACGACTACACCTGGCAGAGCCAAGGAATGCTGG ACGAGCAGGAGCTGCTGGTGCAGCTTCCCGCCAAAATGAGACTGGACATCGCTGTGGATGTCAATTACGCAATCGTCAGCAAGGTGGCGCTGTTCCAG GGTTGTGACCGTCAGATGGTGTTTGACATGCTGACACGACTGAAGTCGGTGGTCTACCTACCAGGAGACTTCGTGTGCAAGAAG GGGGAGATCGGCAGGGAGATGTACATCATCAAACAGGGGGAGGTCCAAGTGGTGGGTGGTCCAGACCTTCAGACGGTTTTTGTGACCATCAGAGCTGGATCTGTCTTTGGAGAGATCAG TTTGTTGGCAGGGGGCGGAGGAAACAGACGCACTGCCAACGTGAAGGCGCACGGATTCGCCAACCTATTCATTCTGGATAAAAAGGACCTCGCTGAGATCCTGGTCCACTATCCAGAATCCCAGAAACTTCTTCGCAGGAAGGCCAA GACCATGCTGACCAAGGACAAGAAGCCTGATGAAAAGGAACAAGGCAAAGATGAGGCCGAGGTCATCCCGGCCCGACCCGACACGCCCAAAATGTTCAAGGCGGCGTTGAAGGTGACGCAGCAGGCGGGAATGGAGGGAACCTTCGCCAAGCTGAAGAAGAGCTACAAGGATTCTGATGGCGAG GGTCCGCCTGCATCCTCGCCAATGCATCAGCACCTGGCGGAGACCGCTGACACCTCGCTGGTCATTacaatgacatcacaaagggaagGGGAGGAGCTTCTCTCAGTGGAGGGTCAGGAAGTGGATGGGGAGAAGACGGTGGAGGAGGGCGGAGTGCACAGGAAGTAA
- the cngb1a gene encoding cyclic nucleotide-gated cation channel beta-1 isoform X4, translated as MINWMLKIAPRPPEPHPRRTQEQEWGTAPPPAAAPPPAAAPPPAAGPITERTVNVQEVESSGSRVMSWIKDSMEKVVPQPEAHAASKMATLEQTEGAPSAKPEAPPTDVQQTSPQETETPPKMMGWIVGGLGRMLPQPPLKQDADGGGHHTIQEKSELVLLDLEEQAEKETDMENQKSLDVKEVGDEHLIPLMEEIKKEAGQVILAHMEGRLQQQRLEAARMAEEMARRAAREAVRQLEVEHSAKIVIESLPESIEQLPNILEEENEDEPELHRWPEGGALSSVQPQEATLATDGKEGGVHRGAHTSSNQVPTGVDVANEAVLLLQVGKCLTLPEIITPPSDAPPPKHRETLGGSEDEDERGKGGLKSWSSQGDLLTADARPPSAASVGSVVVQDRLSELVRLFKGRTERQKDRLVDPDESEQESPTASPSKAPPPPPPPPPPPPPAEDKMASLATGTEEEDAGFQFELLGYPVKIPKLPPVPKWLQGMAAFRFPSSIDPFTDLIYVVWLFFVVAAWNWNVWLIPVRWAFPYQSAENIHLWLLADYICDLIYVTDILVFQPRLQFVRGGDIVCDKKAMRENYMTTERFKMDVISLFPMEVFYYFTGVNSLLRFPRLLKYQVFFEFNDRMEAVMKKAYIYRVIRTSTYLLYSLHINACLFYWGSDYEGLGSTKWVYDGKGNAYIRCYYFAVKTLITIGGLPDPTTVFEICFQLINYFVGVFAFSIMIGQMRDVVGAATAGENYYRACMDSTIKYMNSYNIPQEVQNRIKTWYDYTWQSQGMLDEQELLVQLPAKMRLDIAVDVNYAIVSKVALFQGCDRQMVFDMLTRLKSVVYLPGDFVCKKASVHVFTSPIRLTLDDNFMRGLYVLLPRRGRSAGRCTSSNRGRSKWWVVQTFRRFL; from the exons GGTGATGTCATGGATCAAAGACAGCATGGAGAAGGTCGTTCCTCAACCCGAAGCGCATGCCGCTTCCAAGATGGCCACCCTGGAACAGACGGAAGGCGCTCCTTCCGCTAAAC CCGAAGCACCGCCCACTGACGTCCAACA GACCTCCCCGCAAGAGACAGAGACGCCGCCAAA GATGATGGGATGGATTGTGGGCGGCCTGGGTCGCATGTTGCCACAGCCGCCACTCAAGCAG GACGCAGATGGCGGCGGCCATCACA CCATTCAGGAGAAGAGCGAGCTGGTATTACTGGACCTGGAAGAGCAGGCGGAGAAGGAAACCGACATGGAGAACCAGAAGTCCTTGGACGTGAAAGAG GTCGGAGATGAGCATTTGATTCCGTTGATGGAGGAGATCAAGAAGGAAGCAGGCCAGGTGATCCTGGCGCACATGGAGGGAAG actgcAGCAGCAGCGTCTGGAAGCGGCTCGTATGGCGGAGGAGATGGCGAGGAGGGCGGCACGGGAGGCGGTCCGACAGCTGGAGGTGGAGCACTCGGCCAAGATTGTCATCGAGTCGCTGCCGGAGTCCATTGAGCA ACTTCCAAACATCCTGGAGGAGGAAAATGAGGATGAGCCAGA GCTCCACAGGTGGCCTGAAGGTGGCGCTCTCAGCTCAGTCCAGCCCCAGGAAGCCACTTTGGCGACTGACGGGAAAGAGGGCGGTGTCCACAGAGGAGCGCACACGTCGTCCAATCAG GTCCCAACTGGAGTAGACGTTGCAAATGAAG CAGTTCTGCTCCTGCAAGTTGGAAAATGTTTAACGCTTCCCGAGATCATCACGCCGCCCAGCGATGCCCCCCCACCGAAGCACAG AGAGACTCTTGGCGGCTCAGAGGACGAGGACGAGCGGGGGAAGGGCGGACTCAAGTCCTGGTCCAGTCAAGGCGACCTGCTGACGGCCGA TGCGCGTCCGCCCTCAGCAGCCAGCGTCGGCAGCGTGGTGGTCCAGGACCGCCTGAGTGAGCTGGTGCGGCTCTTCAAAGGTCGCACGGAACGGCAAAAAGACCGCCTGGTTGACCCGGATGAGTCGGAGCAGGAAAGCCCCACAGCCT CTCCTAGtaaagctcctcctcctcctcctccacctcctccaccgcCTCCACCTGCAGAGGACAAGATGGCTTCCCTTGCCACAGGCACAGAGGAAGAAGATGCGGGGTTCCAGTTTGAACTTCTAGGATATCCTGTCAAAATTCCCAAACTTCCCCCTGTGCCAAAGTGGCTTCAAGGCATGGCGGCGTTCCGCTTCCCTTCGAGCATCGACCCTTTCACCG ATCTGATCTACGTGGTGTGGCTGTTCTTCGTGGTGGCGGCGTGGAACTGGAACGTGTGGTTAATCCCAGTCCGCTGGGCCTTTCCCTACCAGAGCGCAGAGAACATCCACCTATGGCTTCTGGCGGACTACATCTGCGACCTCATCTACGTCACGGACATCCTGGTCTTCCAGCCCCGCCTACAGTTTGTCCGCGGGGGTGACATCGTG TGCGACAAAAAAGCCATGAGAGAAAACTACATGACCACGGAGCGCTTTAAG ATGGATGTCATCAGTCTGTTTCCCATGGAGGTCTTCTACTACTTCACGGGGGTCAACTCTCTGCTCAGATTCCCTCGTCTGCTCAAG TACCAGGTGTTCTTCGAATTCAACGACAGAATGGAGGCGGTGATGAAGAAGGCGTACATCTACAG GGTGATCCGGACCTCCACCTACCTGCTGTACTCGCTGCACATCAACGCGTGTCTCTTCTACTGGGGGTCCGACTACGAAGGCCTGGGCTCCACCAAGTGGGTCTATGACGGGAAAGGGAACGC GTACATCCGCTGTTACTACTTCGCCGTCAAGACCTTAATCACCATCGGAGGCCTGCCGGACCCGACCACCGTCTTCGAGATCTGCTTCCAGCTCATCAACTACTTTGTTGGCGTCTTCGCTTTTTCCATCATGATCGGACAA ATGAGGGACGTGGTCGGAGCTGCCACGGCCGGGGAGAACTACTACCGAGCCTGCATGGACAGCACCATCAAGTACATGAACTCCTACAACATCCCCCAGGAGGTCCAGAACCGCATCAAGACCTGGTACGACTACACCTGGCAGAGCCAAGGAATGCTGG ACGAGCAGGAGCTGCTGGTGCAGCTTCCCGCCAAAATGAGACTGGACATCGCTGTGGATGTCAATTACGCAATCGTCAGCAAGGTGGCGCTGTTCCAG GGTTGTGACCGTCAGATGGTGTTTGACATGCTGACACGACTGAAGTCGGTGGTCTACCTACCAGGAGACTTCGTGTGCAAGAAGGCAAGCGTGCACGTCTTCACATCTCCAATAAGACTGACCTTGGATGACAACTTCATGCGTGGGCTGTATGTGCTGCTGCCCCGCAGGGGGAGATCGGCAGGGAGATGTACATCATCAAACAGGGGGAGGTCCAAGTGGTGGGTGGTCCAGACCTTCAGACGGTTTTTGTGA